From the genome of Vicia villosa cultivar HV-30 ecotype Madison, WI linkage group LG2, Vvil1.0, whole genome shotgun sequence, one region includes:
- the LOC131646248 gene encoding uncharacterized protein LOC131646248 — MDPSQYHFDIAAYNQNREIEENYIVNRFRERRNKISEDNAPRTRKYLNRDHAAANQRLIDDYFANEPTYNDAMFRRRYWMKKNVFLRIVGDLSSSDNYFTQRVDAANKEADAVDKYFKIGGTTALECLRRFCKGIIRLYEQVYLRAPTQDDLQRILHFSEMRGFPGMIGSIDCMHWEWKNCPKAWEADGIYPSYPTFVKSIRLPQSEPDKLFAKFQEGYRKDIERAFGVLQARFKIIREPARLWDIADLGIIMRSCIILHNMIVEDERDSYSQRWTDFEQSGESGSSAPQPYSTEVLPAFANHVRARSEFRDPNVHQELQADLVKHIWTKFGMFRD, encoded by the exons ATGGATCCATCACAATATCATTTTGATATCGCAGCCTACAATCAAAATCGTGAAATTGAAGAAAATTATATAGTCAATCGATTTAGAGAGCGTAGAAACAAAATATCGGAAGATAATGCGCctc gaac TAGAAAATATCTCAATAGAGATCATGCAGCGGCAAACCAAAGACTAATTGACGACTACTTTGCCAATGAGCCTACATATAACGATGCAATGTTTCGTCGTCGGTACTGgatgaaaaaaaatgttttccttCGAATCGTTGGGGACCTTTCAAGTAGTGATAACTACTTCACCCAGCGAGTTGATGCAGCCAATAAAGAAG CAGATGCGGTCGATAAGTACTTCAAAATAGGAGGTACTACAGCATTGGAGTGCTTACGTAGATTTTGTAAAGGAATCATACGCTTGTACGAGCAAGTGTATCTGAGAGCACCAACCCAAGATGACCTGCAAAGAATACTGCATTTTAGTGAAATGCGGGGGTTCCCAGGGATGATTGGGAGTATTGACTGCATGCACTGGGAGTGGAAAAATTGTCCTAAAGCATGGGA AGCTGATGGTATCTACCCTTCTTATCCAACTTTCGTCAAATCGATTAGACTTCCTCAAAGTGAACCCGATAAATTATTTGCAAAATTTCAGGAGGGATATCGGAAGGACATCGAACGTGCATTTGGAGTGCTCCAAGCTCGATTTAAAATCATCCGTGAACCAGCTCGCTTGTGGGACATAGCTGATTTGGGTATCATCATGAGGTCATGCATCATATTACATAATatgattgttgaagatgaacgAGATTCATATTCTCAACGTTGGACCGATTTTGAGCAATCTGGGGAAAGTGGATCTAGTGCACCACAACCATACTCGACCGAGGTGTTACCCGCTTTTGCAAATCATGTGCGTGCTAGATCAGAGTTCCGTGATCCAAATGTTCATCAAGAATTGCAAGCCGATCTAGTGAAGCACATATGGACAAAGTTTGGAATGTTCCGTGATTGA